TGGGTTAAGCGTTTGTGAAAAAATGAGGGGACAGGGAATTGTAGCCCCGATATTAATGTTAATGGCCAAAGATACAGTAGAAGACCGGGTGGCTTGTCTAGAGTCCGGAGCAGATGATTATTTCATTAAACCCTATCGTACAGAAGATTTTTTAGAACGACTGCGCCTGTATATCAAAAGCGATACGGAAAATAATGAACAGTTGCGCTTTAGTGACCTGATTTTGGATCTCGGTTCTCGCAGAGCTTTTCGGGATGGACGGGAGATCGAGTTAACGATGAAGGAATTTGAACTGCTCAAGTGCTTGATAGAACATCCCCGTGATGTCTTAACCCGCGAACAGATTTTGGAACAAGTTTGGGGATATGACTTTATGGGAGAATCGAATGTGATTGAGGTCTATATCCGTTACTTACGACTGAAAATTGAACATGAGGGTGAAAAGCGTCTCATTCAGACGGTGCGCGGAGTTGGATATGTTTTGCGGGAACCTTAGCCATGAGAAAGCAGAGAACAGTGACCAGATTTTCCTCTACAATTGAGTACATCTCGATCCTCCTAAATCACCCTTTCCAAGGAGCTAGCAAAGATCAAAACGCAGCTTACAAGAGGTCAAAGCGCTCTAGTATCGCTGTGGTAGGGTTAGCTCTGTTGTTGAGTCTGGGGATGATTGGATGTGCCGGATCGACGGCTCCCCCTCTTGCTGTCGATCCAATCTCTGAGGAGAATTTCAAGGGACAGCAGTTAGAAGTCTCCGCACAAGTGGCGATCGCCGGGGAAATCATTGAACTAGAAGTCGCTCGCACTCGCGAACAACAAGCTTTAGGATTAATGTATCGACCAGCATTACCGGACAATCGGGGAATGTTATTCCCATTTGCTGATTCTAGACTCCTGACATTTTGGATGAAAAATGTCCCGGTTCCCTTAGATATGATATTTTTGCTTGATGGAGAAGTGAAGGCGATCGCCGCTTCTGTTCCTCCTTGTAACACAGCTTCGTGTCCCGTTTATGGCCCAAATGAACCGGTCAATCAGGTGATTGAGTTGCGCTCTGGACGAGCAGCAGAGTTAGGTCTACAAGTGGGCGATCGTCTTGAGATTCAGTTTTTAGATTCTCTCTAAATATACAGAACACAACTGTCGATTCCTCCCTCCCTCCTCCCCCTTACCCAATCTGTTTCCAGATCCCTTACGGGTCAAGGGTTTTTGCTCGTTTAGTCTCCAATCTCGATGGCTCAGAGTTGATCCCCAAAGGCAAAACTCGTTAAAAATCTGTAAAAGGGTTTACAAAACCGTAAAGATTTGATAGAGTTAGGAACTTAAACCCTAATAAAGTTATAATCAATATCCAAAGATCTAGTGAAACGGGTCAAGCTGCGCTCAGAACCGTCCAGATCCCCCGGAACTTTAGATCCGGTTTACCAGACTCTTACCTTTGATCAGAATGTGATCGAGATCCTATTTCAAGATGGGAGAAGATCACATCAAGGATTAAATCTCTTGATTTATGCTTGTACGATGGGGACAGAATATAAACTGACTCCCCCACCACCCAATTAACAAATTCTGATTTCACAATACACTTTTAAGACAATGAGGTGAAAAATTTGATTATGTCCCCCGGAAGCTACGCCAAACTAATTCGATTTTTACAAGACGAGTTATCTATCTCTTCTTCTTCGATCTCCTTAGCAATGAGACAATGCGAGCACGATCCCGGCCCCTTACCTATGGTGTTATGGCAATATGGTTTAGTCACTTTAGAGCAACTCGATCAAATCTTTGATTGGCTCGAAACCGCCTAGAGATTGAATCAAGTTGAATCAGACTATGGAGGCTAGGATTTTATCATCGCTCTCAAACAGATTCTAATTAATTCCTGGATCGCGCTTTTTCGGCACATCCTGAAAAGGCTCACCATCCAAAAGGGGGTTGAAGATTCAGCCCCCTTTTGGCAATTGTTGCTACAATAATTGGGAAGTTGGTTCTGTGCATTCAGCTCAATTCCCTAATTGTGAAACTTGAAGTGTTCTATGGAGTTATCAAAACTAATTTTAAGAGGACTTAAAGCCGATCATTTCCGTCATCCCCTGGATCGAGAAGCGACACAAGCGCTCAAGCAACTGCCCGGACTGGATATGGTGATCCGTAATTTACTCGCTCCACTGGGGGAAAAATATTTCTATTTGGATAATATTGCCTCAAGTATTTTGGTGAGCGATCGCCAACTGCCCCATTTACACCAGCTACTCCTAGAAGCCAGCCGGATCTTAGACCTCGAACCGCCCCAACTCTACATCAAACAACATCCGGTTCCCAATGCCTATACCTTCGCCATGCGAGGACGGCAACCGTTCATGGTCGTTCATACCTCCCTCATTGAACTACTCACCCCTGAAGAAATTCAAGCCGTTATTGCCCATGAGTTAGGCCATCTCAAATGCGACCATGGGGTATACCTGACGTTAGCGAATTTGATGGTACTCGGAGCTAGTTTAGTCCCCGCCTGGGGAAGCCTCATGGCTCAACAACTGCAAACCCAGTTAATGGAATGGGTAAGATGTGCAGAATTTTCCTGCGATCGCTCCGCCCTCTTAGTGAGCCAAAATCCCAGAACCGTCATGTCCGTCTTAATGAAACTCGCGGGTGGATCGCCCTCTCTTGCTCCCCAACTGAACTTAGATGCCTTTATTGATCAAGCCCGTGCCTACGATCAAATTGATGATAGCGAACTGGGTCAACTGCTCAAACAAGCACAAAATGCTGAACTCACTCACCCAGTTCCCGTACTCCGCGCTAGGGAAGTGGATCGATGGGCAAGTACCCAAGATTATGAAAACCTGTTGCAAACTCTAAAAATAGGCTATAATTCTGAAAGTGTTCGCAAGGGCGGATGGCGAAATTGGTAGACGCACCACACTCAAAATGTGGCACCTTCGGGTATGAGAGTTCGAGTCTCTCTCCGCCCATACCCAAAAAATTCAATAAATTTGAGATTTCTAGGCCCTCCTTGCCATAATTATTACAAAAAGATGGAAGAATGGGTAAAAACCCTTACCCTAATCTGTCGCTAATGCACCATCTGAGCTGTATCACAGCACTACGAATCAAGACAGTTTTAATTTTGGTTAAGGTTATTGGAAGGGCAAAATATAGTCTTGCCTATTGTTCCCTGCTTTGCACAAACCTGGGAGCCTGCTGGCATTACACCCAATTGACCCGGAAATAGGTTAACCTGATAAGTAAAGAAAAATTGGAATCCTCTGATTTGATGTAGGATTTGATCGTATTAATGAGATAACTCAAAAGTTTCTAATATAGCAAAGCTTAAACAAAATTGCTGCGCTATATGGCTTGGGGTGCAGAACCATCGAAAAAGGGGCAATTACCATGGGATCTAGCTTAATGGATCAAAACTATCCACCCTCTGGTTTCAAAACAACAGAGCTAAGAAAAAATACTAGTCAATATCAAGAGACCATTTATCGTTATTTCTTAGCTATTGTTAAAACAGATAGTCCAGATCAAGTTCTGCAACAATTCAGAAGATTATTTATCGATCATACTGAAATTAACGATCCAGCGGTAAATCAGGCGTTGTTTTCTCTTGTATTTGCCAATAAAGAAGAAAATTTTTCCCATACTTTAAAACGCTGTTGTTATATTCTGATTAACAACTGGGAAGCGAGCAGACATCATGATGCCGTGCGGGATTTAGTGGGCAGTTTTGAATCTCAAAAAATCGGTCGTAATAGCCATTCTATTCCCATTAAGAGACTTAAAGCATGGACGCTAAACTTTATCAACAGTCCTGATTATGAAGGAATTAAACTTTTTTGCGCTAAATTTGACTTAGAAGAACAGACTTGGAGCGATCGCTACACGTCCTATCTGTTAGTTCCCCAATACACTAATCTCCAAAACTCTGCCGAACAACGCCAAGCTGCTAAAGTACGATCTCAAGAACTTAAAGAAAAGTTCAAGTTTGATTTAGCCATGTACACAACCCGGTCTCAGCTTACCCATAAGCGGACTGATGAAGCGCCTAAAAACCCGACTCGTTTAGGCGATGAAGTTTTACATCTGATTAAAACCATCCTCCTCAGACGCGGGCCATACAACTATCTTAATTTAGCCAATATCTTTCTACAACAAACTCAGGATATTAGTTATCATGAATTTAAGCAAGCTCTTCAGCGTTACCTCGTTTTTTCAGTCAATGATACTGCTTTTATCCATTTGATTGAAAACCAATTAT
This window of the Roseofilum reptotaenium CS-1145 genome carries:
- a CDS encoding DUF2949 domain-containing protein; translated protein: MSPGSYAKLIRFLQDELSISSSSISLAMRQCEHDPGPLPMVLWQYGLVTLEQLDQIFDWLETA
- a CDS encoding M48 family metallopeptidase, whose translation is MELSKLILRGLKADHFRHPLDREATQALKQLPGLDMVIRNLLAPLGEKYFYLDNIASSILVSDRQLPHLHQLLLEASRILDLEPPQLYIKQHPVPNAYTFAMRGRQPFMVVHTSLIELLTPEEIQAVIAHELGHLKCDHGVYLTLANLMVLGASLVPAWGSLMAQQLQTQLMEWVRCAEFSCDRSALLVSQNPRTVMSVLMKLAGGSPSLAPQLNLDAFIDQARAYDQIDDSELGQLLKQAQNAELTHPVPVLRAREVDRWASTQDYENLLQTLKIGYNSESVRKGGWRNW
- the nblR gene encoding response regulator transcription factor NblR, producing the protein MNTVVVESHPCILVIESDTNLAEKMSLDLRESGYDPVVASDPKLCLTQVDQIKPNLVIIDRMLVGDSGLSVCEKMRGQGIVAPILMLMAKDTVEDRVACLESGADDYFIKPYRTEDFLERLRLYIKSDTENNEQLRFSDLILDLGSRRAFRDGREIELTMKEFELLKCLIEHPRDVLTREQILEQVWGYDFMGESNVIEVYIRYLRLKIEHEGEKRLIQTVRGVGYVLREP
- a CDS encoding DUF192 domain-containing protein; protein product: MIGCAGSTAPPLAVDPISEENFKGQQLEVSAQVAIAGEIIELEVARTREQQALGLMYRPALPDNRGMLFPFADSRLLTFWMKNVPVPLDMIFLLDGEVKAIAASVPPCNTASCPVYGPNEPVNQVIELRSGRAAELGLQVGDRLEIQFLDSL